The following proteins are co-located in the Apium graveolens cultivar Ventura chromosome 5, ASM990537v1, whole genome shotgun sequence genome:
- the LOC141659940 gene encoding lysM domain receptor-like kinase 4: MIHLSKNIGLTIVLFLMIVRCTFSYQYYDKSNCTSESEVLGSNYLCTSDKLSCQTFVIYRVQMANKTLSSISALFNFKNVSEIMFYNNISESIQTSLPLGYEIIIPITCDCPDRFSRAIFVYNASVSDSLSSIACGVFEGLVKEQSLKEENPYYGRSDGPDNSLVRVPVRCACPDSFDVSNGIKYLVTYPIVGSDYTDLIARKFGVTQQIIWDANRLSTYTTIFPRTVLIIPTESVPRLNYVVASPAENPTPPQDSSPLGDIIPGKERKQKVEFAVYVAVAVTGAIALVAVSFCMVYLSIKKKNHLRFKNLSPIVPRSSNFSPDFLDGMSKLNDSLICFNLDELRTATEDFSEASLIGSSVYRGNIGDTCLAIEEMRSMKEANHVVYILTKTNHLNVVKLVGFCYGTRPFLLYEYAENCSLRYCLSNPKLAKQLTWAKRMQIAFDLAVGIHYIHYCTKPTYVHRNINSKNVLITADWRAKISDFKLAKPLLFSYQTGETDWNESVIVGKREYLSPEYINEGHASTKVDVYAFGVVLLQLLSAKEAISEEKFLKDSIEFLIQETGDTTVCLEKLKEFMDPVLNGDYNTGDAMTLALLAKGCVEKDTLHRPNMNDVLKAISRML; the protein is encoded by the coding sequence ATGATTCATCTttctaagaacattggccttaCCATTGTTCTGTTTTTGATGATCGTTCGATGCACATTTTCTTACCAGTACTATGATAAGTCTAATTGCACTTCAGAGTCTGAAGTCCTTGGTTCAAACTATCTTTGCACCTCAGATAAACTTTCGTGTCAAACTTTTGTCATCTATAGAGTTCAAATGGCTAACAAAACACTTTCTTCGATATCAGCTCTGTTCAATTTCAAAAATGTATCTGAAATTATGTTTTATAACAATATATCTGAATCAATTCAGACCTCTCTTCCGCTTGGCTATGAGATTATCATTCCTATCACTTGCGATTGCCCTGATCGCTTCTCTCGGGCTATTTTTGTGTACAATGCTTCTGTTTCAGACTCATTATCTTCCATTGCCTGTGGTGTTTTTGAAGGGCTAGTGAAAGAACAAAGCCTTAAAGAGGAGAATCCTTATTATGGAAGAAGTGATGGACCAGACAATTCTTTAGTCCGAGTTCCTGTTAGATGTGCTTGCCCTGATTCTTTTGATGTAAGTAATGGCATTAAGTATCTTGTGACATATCCAATTGTGGGAAGTGACTATACGGATTTGATTGCTCGAAAATTTGGAGTGACTCAACAGATCATCTGGGATGCCAACAGATTAAGCACATACACAACAATCTTTCCTCGCACTGTTCTAATTATTCCCACGGAAAGTGTCCCGAGGTTAAATTATGTTGTTGCTTCTCCTGCTGAGAATCCTACTCCTCCTCAAGATTCCAGTCCTTTGGGGGACATTATTCCCGGTAAAGAAAGAAAGCAAAAGGTGGAATTTGCTGTTTATGTCGCGGTTGCTGTTACTGGAGCCATTGCTCTAGTGGCTGTATCTTTTTGTATGGTTTATTTAAGCATTAAGAAGAAAAACCATCTAAGGTTCAAGAATTTGTCTCCTATAGTTCCACGTTCGTCAAATTTCTCTCCAGATTTCCTGGATGGGATGTCTAAGTTGAATGATTCACTGATATGTTTCAATTTGGATGAGCTGAGGACTGCAACTGAGGACTTCAGCGAGGCTTCTTTAATTGGTTCATCAGTTTATCGGGGAAACATAGGAGATACTTGTTTGGCAATTGAAGAAATGAGATCAATGAAAGAAGCTAACCATGTTGTATACATACTAACAAAGACCAATCATCTTAATGTGGTGAAGCTTGTAGGTTTTTGTTACGGAACCAGACCATTTCTCTTATATGAGTATGCTGAAAATTGTAGCTTAAGATATTGTTTGTCAAACCCAAAGTTGGCTAAACAGCTCACGTGGGCAAAAAGAATGCAGATAGCATTTGATCTTGCAGTTGGCATACATTATATACATTACTGCACCAAGCCTACTTATGTCCATCGGAATATAAACAGCAAAAATGTTCTTATAACTGCAGACTGGAGGGCAAAGATTTCAGATTTCAAACTAGCTAAACCTCTGCTGTTCAGTTACCAAACCGGGGAGACTGATTGGAATGAATCCGTAATAGTTGGTAAAAGGGAGTACTTATCACCTGAGTATATAAATGAAGGGCATGCCTCCACTAAAGTGGATGTATATGCATTTGGTGTTGTCTTGCTTCAGTTATTATCTGCAAAAGAGGCCATTTCAGAAGAGAAATTTTTAAAGGACTCTATCGAGTTTTTGATTCAAGAGACTGGAGATACTACAGTCTGCCTGGAAAAGTTAAAGGAGTTCATGGATCCTGTTCTGAATGGGGATTATAATACAGGTGATGCAATGACTTTAGCACTTCTGGCTAAAGGTTGCGTAGAAAAGGACACCCTTCATCGACCAAACATGAATGATGTTCTTAAAGCTATTTCAAGAATGCTGTGA